From Fusobacterium varium:
CTTTATGATAATTACACATAATTTTATCATATGTAGTATCACTGATAAAAAGAAGTCCAGTACCATTAACAGAGGTAATCCAGGGATCATTTTCATCATATATATCTATTTTGTATGAAAATTCTGCTGAATTTTCTACAAGAAAATTTTCTAATGTTTTTTCTGAAAAATTGTATTTTTCATATAATAAATTTAAGGAGTTAATATCAAACTGCTGTATATTTTTAGCTGTTATTACAGCTTTAACTCCCATATCATTTGCAAGATATTCTCTTTCAGTAAATATTATTGTATTAGGCAGATATTCACATTTAGAAGGATTAAAAAAGTATCTTTTGAGCTCCCTAAGAAGTTCAAGATTTTCTTCAATATTATTTTTGAAAACTAAAAATATCAAATAATTTATATCTGGATCTCTCAAAATGAGAGCTATAGAAGATTCAAAATTTGTTTTGTCTACCAGTATTATTTTTTTAGATTTAAGAAAAGTGGAATTTTTTTCCATAAAGTGACCTCAATTTTAGAATTAATTATGATAAAATTATTCTACCATTTTTTTATGTGAATTACAATGAAGTAGATTGGTAGTTGTTCAAAAAATGAAAGATGAAAATTTTGAATATTTTTTATAGCTAATTATTATGTAAATAAAGGCTGAGATTAAAAAAACTGAATAAAAATATTTGAATAAGTTCAGTTTATCATGTAAAATATTATAAATGGTAATGTTAAAGATTAAAATGAAAGCGGGGGTAAATTTGAAAATAGGAGTAGTGATTTTAGTTTTTTTTGCAGTTTTTAACTTAGTGAATTTTAAGAAAAAAGTTTCTTTGAATAATTCAGAAGAAAAAATAAAATTAGAAAATCTGTATAATTTAAATAAAAAGGGAGAATTTAAAATATACTATGAAAATGGGAAAATTTCTACTATAGGAAATTACAATGATTTTAAATTAAATGGGAGTTATGTATCATTTTATGAAAATGGGGCAGTTGCAAGTGATGGTTTTTATAAAAATGGGCTTCTCGATGGTGAATGGAAATTTTATTCTAAAAATGGCTCTCTTGAAAAAATAGAGAAATATAAAAATGGAATGATAGTAGAAAATAATTAAAATTAAGGATAAGTAATAGGAAATTTTTTTATTGCTTATCCTATTTTTTATTTCTTAGGAAATTATAATTTGATAAATTTGTTGAAAAAATAAAAAATATTAATTATTTTGTATTTATATTAGATATATTAATTGAATAAGATTAAAATTGACAGCACAAAAAAGCTGATTGTTAATCAGCTGTTTAGCGATATTCTTTCCAGCAAATGGAGCCTGTATGTATATTAAAATATGATATTTTTTTAACTTTCATTCTGGCATTACATTTAAAACAATAAAAAGGATTTACTCCAAAAGCTTTCCATATTTCAAGTTGATAAAAAGTAGAATTGGAATATTTAGAGACATATTTTCTCATGAATTTCATGATATTTTTAAGTTCTGATTTAATATTTCTAGAATAGATTCCAAAGCGCCTAATCATTTTGAAATGTTTAGGGGGAATGTGAATAATTAATTTAGAAAGAAATGTTTCTGCATCTAAAGTAAGCTCAATTCTTTGTTTATCATCAGCAAGACTTTCATAATAGAAAGTAACCTTATTATCATAGAAATCAATAATTTTATATTCTGCGATAGGAGCTCTTGACAGGTATCTGCCAATATATTTAATTGCATAAATATTATTATTTAAATCATTTTTTGCAACATTGAAAAAGAATCTTGTATTTTTGCGATAAAGGGAGTTAGCAGCAGCATAAGCTTTAGCTTTAATTTCAGGCTTGTCATAATTTCCAGATTTAACAATATCAATAACCATTTTTTTCCATTGTCCAGCAATGGAATTGACATGAAAATATTTTTTTTCAAGAAATTGGTAGTTTTTATTGAATCCACCTAAAGTAACAATAGCATGAATATGAGGATTCCATTTAAGATCGCGTCCAAAGGTATGAATAACAGTAATCAATCCATAATGAATGATATCTGAGTTAGTAAAGTATTTAGAGGAATATTTTGAAATTTTATGAATTCTTTGATTTTTTGCTTTAATGTTATGAAATTGATATTTAAAAACATCATTAACAGCATAAGCAAGCTTAGTTAAAAGGTCTCTATCATAGAAGAAAAACATTCTAAGTTCTTCAGGAATAGTAAAAAGGACACTTCTATGTTTAACATCAATAAGAGAAGTGGAAGTTTTTTCAGTTCAAACAGCAGAATAACGTTTACCGCAGGAAGGACAAAATCTAGATTTACAAGTAACTTTAATTTTATGCGCCTCATGACAATTAGGGCATTGAAGAGAGAGAAAAGATTTATCAATAGAACAGGCTAAGAATTTTTGAATAGTCTGTTTAACATCCTCAAAATGCTCATTTTTAAAATATTTTTTGATTTTACCTAAAAGATTTGTTATATTGATTTTAGAGATAATATGTTTGATTTGCATGAATGTCTCCTTTGCATAATTAGGGTGGTAACTATATTATACAAAAAAGAGAGCTGAGTAAAACATTT
This genomic window contains:
- a CDS encoding putative transposase, whose amino-acid sequence is MFFFYDRDLLTKLAYAVNDVFKYQFHNIKAKNQRIHKISKYSSKYFTNSDIIHYGLITVIHTFGRDLKWNPHIHAIVTLGGFNKNYQFLEKKYFHVNSIAGQWKKMVIDIVKSGNYDKPEIKAKAYAAANSLYRKNTRFFFNVAKNDLNNNIYAIKYIGRYLSRAPIAEYKIIDFYDNKVTFYYESLADDKQRIELTLDAETFLSKLIIHIPPKHFKMIRRFGIYSRNIKSELKNIMKFMRKYVSKYSNSTFYQLEIWKAFGVNPFYCFKCNARMKVKKISYFNIHTGSICWKEYR